CCTGTTTCGCCTTCTAGAAATAGTATCTCATCGTTTTTAAAATCAATTTTCATGTTATCACAAAAAATAAAAAAAGAGAGTAAATGTGAATTTACTCTGCAAGTTCCACGTTGTCACTTTGACAAGATGGACAAACAACTTTCTTTCCTAGTCCTTTAAAGGAATTTCCACAGTCTTTACAATGGTATTTTTTTGTTTTCAATTTTTTCAAGTCTATATCGGCCATTGGTCCTCCACTAGAGCACATTTTAAATCACCTGTTATATTATATATAATATATATTATTAATAGTTTAGTTTTCAAGCTTCCCTCGGATTTCATTCATCATCTCGAGTGTTTTGCCGTCATGGGTCAGGTCAAACTGCAGCTCCATGAAATATAATGCCTGGTTATATAGCTTGTTTTTCTCATATTCTCTGATTAATTCATTGAGGGTTTCTATAATGAACGGATTGACTCCTAACTG
This is a stretch of genomic DNA from Methanobrevibacter thaueri. It encodes these proteins:
- a CDS encoding glycyl radical enzyme family protein, whose amino-acid sequence is MCSSGGPMADIDLKKLKTKKYHCKDCGNSFKGLGKKVVCPSCQSDNVELAE